Part of the Lolium rigidum isolate FL_2022 chromosome 6, APGP_CSIRO_Lrig_0.1, whole genome shotgun sequence genome, gagcgggcggcccacgcggcgttcgacgctgagatggaacgccgcagggTGGTGACCGCCGCAACCGCAGAGGACGACGACTCCAACATCTCATGGTCTTccaatgaccctgatgcgcctacctcGGAGGAGAAGACGGCGAAGCAGAGGGCGTTAGTTGACTCCTTCGAGACACTCAAACGCGAGGCTGCggcagaggacgcggcggcgcaccgagccctagcgcGAGCCCTAGCGGCCGTACggcaggcggcggagaagcatacGAGGGATGGACGCAACGACGGGACCGGGCCGTCAGGCAGCAAATAGTCTAGgcaactactttgtatagtttctacGTAGTAGTTTTAATGCTTTTTAAATATGTTGCAATCTAAAAATGGATCGCTCCGCTAGGAGcatacccagacgcaaacggacgcgcatatgaaatatgtccgcggggcgacgcaaacagggccggctctggcccagggcaagaagttcgacggcccggGGCCCAACCAAAACTGGGGCCCATTTTTCTGTCACAATGTATATAGGAAAAGGTAGAAGAAAAAAATTAGGCCCATCTAGCATGCACGCAGCCTAAATTGGGCCCATTTAAAGAGTTCGCCCTGGGGCCCTCTAAATCCTAGAGCCGGCCctggacgcaaacggacgctcgtggCCACTTttaggcgtccgaaatgcgtcggcccgttggagatgcccttatgccaCAAAAAATGAGGCGGGGACACGGTAAgctgaagaaaaaaaaatgttttcttaGTGTCACGAGATCAAAACTAGGCGTTTGGACATGAATCCAGGGGTAATCAAGCCATTTAGGTCTCCTTGCTTTGAAGTGCATGTGTTCCAATCTTTTTTTTGGACATCGTAATTAGTTCTTGTCGCCTGTATTCAACAACTTTTACATGATTAGCATTTGTGAAGGATATAAAATATATTTGAATTTAAATCAATAATTAAACGGAAATGAGTTATGTACAGCTATCCCAGCCACCCATTACTTCGTGATTTGGATAAGTAGCACACATAGGTTAATTTTGCATTTGGTCAAGTCTGATTTTTTGAAAGAGAAACTCTGAAAAGCTAGGAGATAGGACGTGACCACCAAAAGCCTATGAGAACCCCCTAGGCCCTCGGGTATAATTTTCATTAATATGTCTATGAAAAAGTGATATATGAAATATTTAAATGTGTAAGTTATTTGATAGAAAAGACATAAGAAAGCTGCTACTACCCccttcataaaacaatgcatataaaTTTAGTTAAAAATCAAACTTGAAATTTGGAGAcaaaaatattaacatctacaTTATTAAAAAAATGTACATCAAAAGATCCATCATAGGACGTATTTTCTTAGTGTATTTATCAACTATTATAAATAGTTGTTACTTTTGTGTATATCATTAGTCAAACTTAGTGCGCTTTGAATTTTGACGAAAGGTATATATGCCTTCTTTTGTAATGGAGGTAACACTATAAACAAAAAGCCCTCACTAGGGCTAAGCCGGTAGAAATGATGGATCCCATTTCCAGTCACTTACTAAAAACTCGTAAAGTGGCAAAGCCTGCATGACAAGATGATGATTTGTTTTGCTAGTCATTGCCTTGGCAAGCAAGTAAGTGTGTAGGACAAGTTGTTGACCTGTAGTCAAGTGGTGAGGTGTTGACTAGTCAAAAATTGCTATACCAATTTAGCTTGCGTGGCAATGTATTGACTACTATGATTGGTAAATGACTTGGTTGCTAAGCAATCTTGTGTGACAAGATGGAATTGCATAAGCAATCTATTATATAAGATGGCCATAAGGAGCAAGAGGCATGATAGATAGAAGATAAGAGCAAACCCTAGTTCGCTAGTTTCTCTTTCCTGTTCCCATGTCTCTTAATTTTGGTACAATTTTTGGATGTTATTAACCTCTAACTCACTAGGGTTATGCATATCTTTACCTTTTTCTATAACTTAGAAGTTGCAAAATCACCATAAGACATTCGGGTTAAAGTCTAAACGGTAGTCTAAAATACTCAAGCTACAAAAAAAAGAGGTTTGAAATAATcttcaattttttttgcaaaagaaaGGTATAGTATTCTTTTGAGTGAGAGAAAGAGGCCGGAACCACTATTACTGTACCACTCCGGGCTGTCTCAGCCCAGTAACCTTCTTGTCGAAGCAGCCCAAATCCAGCACTTGCTCTATCCCCACCTCCCCTTTCCATTTCTTCCCTGCGTCGATCGAGCGAGGATTTCCTTCCTTGCTTGACCCTAAAAGCgcccccttcttcctctctcttccCCACCAGATTTTGAAAAACCCTACCTCGCCATccaccctcctcctcccgatCTTGCccacccaaaaccctagccgccccagatCGCGGCGGAAATGGAGGTTCCCCCGGAGATGCTCGACGCCCTGGCCGGCTGGTTCGCGCAGACGCTCTCCCCggacgccgccgcccgccgcgccgccgagcagagcctctcctccgccgcctcctccccgggCTTCGCGCTCGCGCtcctcgccctcgcctcctccccGCGCCACGACTTCCAGGCGCGCCTCGCCGCCTCCGTCTACTTCAAGAAcgagctccgccgccgctggCCCAAGCCCTCCCCCGACTCCTCCGACGACGCCGCCGACACCCTCCCCGCCACCGACTGCGCCATCATCAAAACCCACATCCTCAACCTCCTCCTCACGGCCCCGCCCCTCATCCAGTCGCAGCTCTCCgaggccctcgccgccgccgcggccgccgactTCCCGGCCAAGTGGGACTCCCTCCTCCCCTCCATCGTCGCCTCCCTCGGCACCGCCCTCTCCACAGGCGACATCCCCGCGGCCAACtcgctcctcgccgccgcggcctccctcTTCGCCCGCTTCCGCAACGCCTTCGACACCAACACCCTCCGGATCGACCTCAAGTACTGCCTCGAGGGCTTCGCGGCCCCCCTCCTCGAGGTCTTCCTCTCCACCTCCCGCCGCCTCCACTCCTCCCCAGCCTCCGCGAACCCGCTCGACCTCCGCCCCGTCTTCGACTGCCTCCGCCTCTGCTCCGAGATCTTCCACTCGCTCAACTCCGTCGACCTGCCCGAGTTCTTCGAGGACCACATGCGCGAGTGGATGACGGAGTTCCGCGCCTTCCTCACCACCTCCTACCCGCCGCCCGTCGAGGCCGACGGCGCCCCCGACGCGCTCCGCGCCGCCGTCTGCGACAACCTCCAGCTCTACATGGAGAAGTACGAGGAGGAGTTCAGGGGGTACCTGAAGGAGTTCGTGGAGGCCGTGTGGGGGCTCCTCATGGCGCCGACGGTATCCCCGTCGCGCGGGCAGCTCGCCGTGACCGCGATAAGGTTCCTGACGACCGTCGCCGAGAGTGTCCACCACGCGCTGTTCGGGACGCCTGATGCGATGAAGCAGATCTGTGACAGCGTTGTCGTGCCGAACCTGCGGCTgcgggacgaggacgaggagtcgTTTGAGGTGAATTGGGTGGAGTATGTCAGGCGTGACGCGGAGGGGAGTGACACGGATACGCTGAGGCGCGCTGCGTGCCGGTTGCTGAGGGGGCTTGCGGCCAACTACCGGGAACAGGTGGCGGCGCTTGTGTCGGCGCAGGTCCAGCAGATGCTGGCTGCGTATGCGGCTGACCGGGCCAGCAACTGGAAGGAGAAGGATGCTGCAATATATCTTGTTATCGCTCTTATGCAGAAGCCTGGTGCCACTGGTGGTGGGACTCCTGTGGTTGACATGGAGAGCTTCTTTACGTCTGTCATTGTGCCCGAGCTGCAGGCCGCTGATTGGCAGTCTGAGCCGATGCTCAAGGCAACTGTCCTCAGGTTCTTGAAGGAGTTCAAGGATCAGATACCCAAGGCTACTGCACTAGCACTGCTTCCAAGTGTGACAAGGTTCCTGACGCATGAGTCCAATGTTGTCCATTCCTATGCCGCCATCTTTATTGAGAACCTGCTCATCACCAAGGACGTGGTCCAGGTACCAGGGGCTAGTGTGGTGACAAGGACTTCACGGTATGTTGCTGCTGATATCAGTTCATTTGCCCAGCAGATTATTCAGAGCCTGTCCACGGCGCTAAATTATCCCGATTCTTATGAGAACCCCTATCTGATGAAGTGCCTGATGAGAGTGCTTGGGATTGCTACTATCGCTGGCCAAATTGTTCATGAGATAACTGCTCGTCTTGTGGGGATTCTCATGGAAGTTTGCAATAACCCCAAGAACCCTGACTTCAATCATTACCTGTTTGAGTCTCTGGCAGCAGTGATTGGCAAGGCTGGTGAGCAGGACCCAGCATTGGTCCCTTTGTTTGAGGCAAGCCTCTTCCCAGTACTCCAGAGGATATTGGTTGAGGACATCTCGGAGTTCTGGCCATATGCTTTTCAGATATTTGCACAGCTTGTCAACTTGAGCCAACCACCTCTCTCGCAGAATTACATGCAGCTGTTCGGTGTCCTGCTCAGCAATGCTACCTGGGACCGACCACCGTGTGTTCCTGCCTTGGTTCGCTTGCTGCGGGCGTTCCTTCGCAAGATTCCAAATGAACTTAACCAAGAAGGTAGGCTGCCGAATATCTTGGTGATATTCCGTAGTCTTGTTTCGCGTGCCAGCACTGAAGATTCTGCATTCTACATGCTTAACACGCTAGTGCAAAACGTTGGTTTTGACACTATGAGTCCACACATTGGTGAGATATGGAGTACTCTCTTTACTCGGCTACAGACTCGGCAAGCAGTGAAGTTTGTGAACTCTCTTGTGGTGCTCATGTCCTTAGTGTCCGTCAAGTATGGGCCAGGTGTTCTTGTCAGTTCTGTGGACACAGTTCAGCCGAGTCTTTTCACCACAATTCTTCAGCGGTTCTGGATTCCCAATCTCAAGTTGATCAAAGGTTCTCTTGAAATCAAGCTTACAACGGTTGCCTCAACAAAGTTGCTTTGTGAGTCCGCGGTGTTGTTGGATGCTGCTGCAGCCCAGACGTGGGGCAAATTGCTCGATAGCATAGTCGCACTGTTTTCCAGAACGGACCAAGATGGAGCACAAGAGCAAAATGATGGAGCTGATGCAGCGGATAGTCAGAGAACATCAGGTTACTCTGTCTCATTTGTGCGCCTTCAGTATGCTGGGAAGAGTGAAGATGATCTGTTGAAAGAAGTAAATGATCCAAAACAGTTTCTGGTCACATCCTTGGCCTCACTTTCTGCTCAGTCTCCTGGAAGATTTGGTCCTGTCATCGAGCAGCATGTGGATCCAGCAAACAAAGGTGCTCTTCTTCAGCTTTGCGCTGCCTACAATGCCAACATTGTCTAGGTAAATAACTTCCTGATCCCTCCCATTCATGTTTGAACGCATTTTGATCAGTGGCCTCAAAATCTAGAAGATGAAAGTTTTCAATTGATATTATCAAGTTTATTTGCTGCGTTCCTTCGCTCCCTGTCCTTCCAATGTGCCATGATGGCCTGTAGTGTATTGACAATGTTATTCATATCTGTGACCTAATACAAACATACAATAGAAGCTGGTGAATGTAGTATGGGGTTATTTTTTTGGATGCATAATAATCACTAGCTGCACAACCAACCTTCCTCTGGACATGCAACTACCAAGTTCGGTGATGCTATAAACTGTAGTGTGCTTCTTTGCAGTACTTGTTCTCTGTTGCTTCAAGTAGATAATTGGAATTCCCTGTTCCGTATTAGGAATAACTGTGCACACTGGGGTAAAATGGCCATTAACAGCTACCGAGTCATCCACTAGGTTTAGGCTGTACAGTCTTTTAGTG contains:
- the LOC124659895 gene encoding exportin-2-like; its protein translation is MEVPPEMLDALAGWFAQTLSPDAAARRAAEQSLSSAASSPGFALALLALASSPRHDFQARLAASVYFKNELRRRWPKPSPDSSDDAADTLPATDCAIIKTHILNLLLTAPPLIQSQLSEALAAAAAADFPAKWDSLLPSIVASLGTALSTGDIPAANSLLAAAASLFARFRNAFDTNTLRIDLKYCLEGFAAPLLEVFLSTSRRLHSSPASANPLDLRPVFDCLRLCSEIFHSLNSVDLPEFFEDHMREWMTEFRAFLTTSYPPPVEADGAPDALRAAVCDNLQLYMEKYEEEFRGYLKEFVEAVWGLLMAPTVSPSRGQLAVTAIRFLTTVAESVHHALFGTPDAMKQICDSVVVPNLRLRDEDEESFEVNWVEYVRRDAEGSDTDTLRRAACRLLRGLAANYREQVAALVSAQVQQMLAAYAADRASNWKEKDAAIYLVIALMQKPGATGGGTPVVDMESFFTSVIVPELQAADWQSEPMLKATVLRFLKEFKDQIPKATALALLPSVTRFLTHESNVVHSYAAIFIENLLITKDVVQVPGASVVTRTSRYVAADISSFAQQIIQSLSTALNYPDSYENPYLMKCLMRVLGIATIAGQIVHEITARLVGILMEVCNNPKNPDFNHYLFESLAAVIGKAGEQDPALVPLFEASLFPVLQRILVEDISEFWPYAFQIFAQLVNLSQPPLSQNYMQLFGVLLSNATWDRPPCVPALVRLLRAFLRKIPNELNQEGRLPNILVIFRSLVSRASTEDSAFYMLNTLVQNVGFDTMSPHIGEIWSTLFTRLQTRQAVKFVNSLVVLMSLVSVKYGPGVLVSSVDTVQPSLFTTILQRFWIPNLKLIKGSLEIKLTTVASTKLLCESAVLLDAAAAQTWGKLLDSIVALFSRTDQDGAQEQNDGADAADSQRTSGYSVSFVRLQYAGKSEDDLLKEVNDPKQFLVTSLASLSAQSPGRFGPVIEQHVDPANKGALLQLCAAYNANIV